CCTTAAAAAGCTCTAGATCCGAGCGCGAACCCCAATTTTTGCAACAGCAGGTCATTATTGCAGGCGGTGTAATCAGTCTTGCCATTCTGTTGAATCGCCTTGTCCACCTTTGGCAGCGTCGATTAAAACGCCCTGCCAAAGCCATCGCAGCCCCTAAAACCGATGGGACCAAACAGCTTCCCCCCGTTCAGTTCTGGATCGGTTTCAAGGGGATTTTGTACCAAGTTCTCAGTATTCTGCAAATCTCGATGGGGTTGATCGGCCTCCTGATCTGCTTGGATTTGTTTCCCTACACCCGCCCCATCAACATTTTGTTGCTCAAGGGTCTCCCCATTCCCCTGACCTTGACCGGCGTCGGATTGGCCACCTACCTACTGATCCGCCTGAGTTGGGCCTTTGTTAATCGCTTTGCCCTAGCTTTAACCGTCACCCCCTTCCTTACACCAATAGCCTCACGGCGGACGCTGCTGAGAATCTCCACCATTGCCAATGTGCTCAAAGGATTTGCGGTCCCTGTCTGGATCGGTATTGGCGTGATTGTGGCCTTAATCCTCTTACAAGTAGATGTTGGCCCCTTGCTGGCCGGGGTGGGTTTAGTAGGTGTCGCCATCTCCCTTGCCTCCCAAAGCATTATTAAAGATGCCCTAAATGGCTTCTTGGTGATTGTGGAAGATCAGTTTGGAGTGGGCGATGTGATTCAAGTCGGTGAGTATACCGGCGTAGTCGAAACCTTAAACTTGCGTATGACCCAAATTCGCAATGCCGAAGGACAACTAATCACCATCCCCAATAGTGAAATTCGCGTTGTTGCCAACCTCTCTAGCGAATGGTCACGGGTCGATCTCGACATTCCCATTCCCTACCCTGCTGACGTGGATCAAATGCTGGCTCTGATCCAGACAACCGCACAGGCCATGGCTGCTGAACCAGATTGGGAAAAACATATTCTGGAACCACCACAACTAATGGGCGTTGATGATTTTGATCATCGAGGTCCCGTTGTGAAAGTTTGGATTAAAACACAACCGCTTCAACAATGGGCTGTATCTAGAGAGCTGCGCCGCCGATTAAAGATAGCGTTTGATGAAGCAGATATTGCCATTCCCGTTCCCCAACATCAACTATGGCTACATCGACCTCGTTCTTGAAGATATCGGAAATAGAAAATTATCACTAAAACCATTCATTTGAAGAGGACTTTAATGAAGCGTGATCCTTTAACCAGATTATGGTTCGACTGATCTCACTGTCATCATTTCAATCCTCAGCGCAGAATATTGACCGTTGGTGATTGAGTGCTATAAGCAACCCAAATGATGGCTTTATCACAGTCTAAAGGGAGTGCTCCATTTTATAACGAACATATGTTATAAAATAAATAGTTCACATCATACTAACGCTGTCGCCCATGCCGAAAGTTGTTGATCGGGTCCAGTACCGCAAAGAGTTGCTAAATGGCTGTATTGAACTCTTCGCTCAAAAGGGCTACGGTTCAATCACCATGCGGCAGATTGCAGAAGGGTTAAAGGTTTCAACCGGAACGCTGTACCACTACTTCGACAGCAAGGAAGCCATCTTTATGCAGCTTGTTCAGGAGCTGTGTGAGCAGGATATCTCCCGATTCTTTGCCCAAGCCCCTGAGGCAGACACTTTAGAAGCTCGCCTACAGGCTGTTATGGATTTCGTGTTGAAGAACCTGCAGTACTACCAGCAGCAGATGCTGTTGTGGGTCGATTTTTTCCAACAAACTCGAACAGGGAACGATCAGGAACTTCAGTTCTTGCGTCAGATCTGGAATGGAACTCGTGACGCAACAGTAGATTATCTACAGCTCCCCAATACAGAGCTAGCCGACTTTCTGATGATTTTTATCGATGGTCTGATTATTCAGTACATCTACAACCGAGGCATTGAAGATGCCGACTGGTTACACTCCCAAAGTCAACTTATGATCCAGATGGTCCTCAGCCATGAACAGTTGTCCGCTCAAACTTAAACCCAAGCCATGGTTAATTGGTACGTTGATTGCAGCTATCGCAGCTAGTGGGGGCATTGTCTTTGTCGGCTTGGCCCAAAGTGATTGGCAAGGGACCAGTCCCTCAGACTCCAGTAGCCTACAACCCTCGATCCTGCCAAATGTTGCAGCTTTAGGCCGACTCGAACCTACGGGGGAGATTGTCAAAGTCGCTGCCCCTCTAGCCCTAGACGGAGATCGCCTCACAGAACTCAAGGTTAAACTGGGCGATACGATACAGGCTGGTGATCCCATTGCTGTTTTGGATTCCCGCGATCGCCTGCTAGATGAGGTGGCCCAAGCCCAAGCTCAACTCCGGGTCACCCAGGTGAAGTTAGCCCAAGTGCAGGCAGGGGCAAAACCTGGAGCCATCAATGCTCAAAGAGCAACCGTATCTCAACAATCTGCAGAGGCGACAGGGCAACTGCGGATTCAGCGGCAAACTATTGCTCGTCTAGAAGCCCAGTACGAGGGCGATCGCACTGCCCAAACAGCAGCAGTCCAACGACTAGCAGCGGAACTCCGCACCGCTCAGAAGGAACTGGCTCGTTACCAATCCCTTTATCAAGCAGGGGCTGTTTCTGCATCCCTATTTGATAGTAAGCAGTTGAGTGTAGACACGACCCAGCAAGCCTTGAAACAGGCCACTGCAGAACTTTCCCGCACCGATGGGATTGCCCAACGTCGTCTTCGGGAAGCCCAGGCTGAGCTGGGTCGTCTTGAAAGTACTGGACAAGCTCAGGTGGCAACCGCACGGTCCCGATTAGCGGAAGTGGCAGAAGTCCGATCAGTGGATATCCAAATGGCTCAAGCGGAGGTTAATGCGGCCCAAGTATCTCTAACCAAGGCCAAAAAAAATCTGGCTCGCGCCACCATTAAAGCGCCCAGTGATGGGCAAATTCTCCAAATCTACACCCGACCCGGTGAGCAAATGAGTAGTGATGGCATCGTCGCCTTAGGGCAAACGGCACAGATGCTGGTGATCGCTGAGGTCTATCAAAGCGATATTCATCGCGTTCAGGTGGGACAGGCTGCAACGATTCGCGGGCAAGGGTTTACTGGTGAATTAAAAGGCAAAGTGGTGGAGCTGGGACGCCAAATTAGTCGTCAACAGGTCTTTAGTGGTGACCCAGGCGAAAATCTGGATCGCCGAGTCGTGGAAGTGAAGATTGCCCTCAATCCAACAGACAGCCAGCAGGTGGCCAATCTCAGCAATTTGCAGGTGCAGACGGTGATCCAAATTTCAGATGAGTCTTAATTTGGCATTTTTTATAACGAACGTTTGATTTTGGAAAATGGCCATGAACAGATTGAGTCTTAGCAAGTGGAAACGGCCCAAGTTTCTGAAGCGAACGCCCCTAGCCTGGCAACAGGTGACCCGAGAGCGCACTCGGTTACTCGTTGCGATCGCAGGGATTGCCTTCGCCGATATGTTGATTTTTATCCAGATGGGGTTTGAGGGAGCCTTATTCGACGCTGCCATTCAGCCCCACCGCAATCTGCAGGCAGATCTGGTCTTAACCAATCCCCAAATGCAGACCCTGTTTTCCGTGAAGGCTTTTCCTCGGGCGCGCCTGTTTCAGACCCTGGCCCATCCCCAGGTGAAATCCGTTAATGGGGTCTATGTAGCTACAGGGCAGTGGAAGAATCCCGAAACCAAACGAGAGCGAGCCATTTTGGTCTGGGGTATTGACCCGGCAGAACCTTCCTTTAAATTTCCAGACGTGACGAATAATCAGGATAAGATTCAGCCTCTGCATCGAGTCTTGTTTGATCAGGCCGGACGGCCAGAATATGGATTTACGACGAGTGCGTTTGAGCAAAAGGGCCATTTCTCCGCCGAACTGAATAACAAGTTAATTCAGGTAGATGGTGTCTTTACAAACGGGGCGTCCTTTGCAGCCGATGGCAACGTGATTGCCAGTGATTCTACTTTTCTACAGCTGTTTCCCAACCGTAGCCCGGAACAGATTGAGGTAGGGCTGATTCAGCTTCAACCGGGGGCTAACGTGGCACAGGTGCGAGCCGATTTAGAAGCCCTCTTGCCCGACGATGTCTTGATTGGCACCACCGAAGACTTTGCCCAAATCGAACGGGATTACTGGGCGAACGGCACGGGGATTGGCTTTATTTTTGGCCTGGGAGTGGGGGTTGGCTTTATTGTCGGCATCGTCATTGTCTATCAGATTCTCTATGCCGATGTATCTGAGCATTTGCCAGAATATGCCACTTTGAAAGCCATGGGCTACACCGACAACTATTTATTGGGGATGTTGATCCAAGAAGCCCTACTTCTAGCTTTTCTCGGATATTTACCCAGTGTGGGATTAGCCTTAGGGCTTTATCAGCTAGCCTTTGCGGCAACCATGCTGCCTATTTCAATGACTGCCCAAAGAGCCGTCACCGTTTTGATCATGACCATTCTAATGTGCTCCATGTCGGGGGCCATTGCCATGCGCAAACTCAGGGCCGCTGATCCAGCCGATATTTTTTAGTCCTCTCTATCCAGCCTGATTATGAACCTGATTTCTATTGCCGAAAATCTTTGGACCGTCACCCAACCCTTCAGCTATCTAGGATTAGAAATCGGTACTCGCATGGTCGTTGTCCGACTGGGTCAGGGAGAACTGATGCTGATTTCCCCCATTCAGCTCCAGGCCAAGGATTGCTCAAGTCTTGATGGATTGGGTACTGTTTGCCATCTGATTGCCCCAAACCAATTCCATCATCTGTACTTGAGCCAAGCTCAAGCACTCTATCCAGATGCCACCACCTGGGGCGTCGAAGGGTTAGCCGAAAAATGTCCTGATCTAAGGCTGGATAGTTTGCTGAACAACAGTGGCATCTTTGGAGAGGAATTAGAATACCTCCCGTTTAAGGGATTTGGAGCTCTTTTACCCCGAGGTATTTGTCTCGCCCATGAAACTGTCTTTTGGCATCGGCCCAGTCGCAGCTTGATTCTAACGGATACCTCGTTTCATTTTGATGAGACTTATCCGTGGGTCACGCAGTTAGCGGCACGGGTTATGGGCTCTTACCAAGTATTGAAACCGTCCTACTTCGAGAAATGGGGCAGCCGCGATAAAGCCCAGGTGAAAGCTTCTGTCCATCAAGTGTTGGCGTGGGATTTTGATCGGGTCATTACGGCCCACGGCAGCATCGTCGAAACTGATGGCAAGGCTCAATTCACAGCGGGCTTTGAGTGGTTGCTGGAAAAAACCCTATAGCACCTTGCTTTTTGTTCTGGAGTGATTTTCATGTCTAACGTCATTATTGCCCACCAACTCAACCATTCCTTTGGCGAAGGTCAGCTTCAGAAGCAGGTCTTATTCGATATTAA
The Acaryochloris marina S15 genome window above contains:
- the devC gene encoding ABC transporter permease DevC, producing MNRLSLSKWKRPKFLKRTPLAWQQVTRERTRLLVAIAGIAFADMLIFIQMGFEGALFDAAIQPHRNLQADLVLTNPQMQTLFSVKAFPRARLFQTLAHPQVKSVNGVYVATGQWKNPETKRERAILVWGIDPAEPSFKFPDVTNNQDKIQPLHRVLFDQAGRPEYGFTTSAFEQKGHFSAELNNKLIQVDGVFTNGASFAADGNVIASDSTFLQLFPNRSPEQIEVGLIQLQPGANVAQVRADLEALLPDDVLIGTTEDFAQIERDYWANGTGIGFIFGLGVGVGFIVGIVIVYQILYADVSEHLPEYATLKAMGYTDNYLLGMLIQEALLLAFLGYLPSVGLALGLYQLAFAATMLPISMTAQRAVTVLIMTILMCSMSGAIAMRKLRAADPADIF
- a CDS encoding HlyD family efflux transporter periplasmic adaptor subunit; translated protein: MNSCPLKLKPKPWLIGTLIAAIAASGGIVFVGLAQSDWQGTSPSDSSSLQPSILPNVAALGRLEPTGEIVKVAAPLALDGDRLTELKVKLGDTIQAGDPIAVLDSRDRLLDEVAQAQAQLRVTQVKLAQVQAGAKPGAINAQRATVSQQSAEATGQLRIQRQTIARLEAQYEGDRTAQTAAVQRLAAELRTAQKELARYQSLYQAGAVSASLFDSKQLSVDTTQQALKQATAELSRTDGIAQRRLREAQAELGRLESTGQAQVATARSRLAEVAEVRSVDIQMAQAEVNAAQVSLTKAKKNLARATIKAPSDGQILQIYTRPGEQMSSDGIVALGQTAQMLVIAEVYQSDIHRVQVGQAATIRGQGFTGELKGKVVELGRQISRQQVFSGDPGENLDRRVVEVKIALNPTDSQQVANLSNLQVQTVIQISDES
- a CDS encoding TetR/AcrR family transcriptional regulator, with translation MPKVVDRVQYRKELLNGCIELFAQKGYGSITMRQIAEGLKVSTGTLYHYFDSKEAIFMQLVQELCEQDISRFFAQAPEADTLEARLQAVMDFVLKNLQYYQQQMLLWVDFFQQTRTGNDQELQFLRQIWNGTRDATVDYLQLPNTELADFLMIFIDGLIIQYIYNRGIEDADWLHSQSQLMIQMVLSHEQLSAQT
- a CDS encoding mechanosensitive ion channel family protein, yielding MPAIRHRARLVLALVSIALTLLLHFSSFAQIPPTVPESLPPQPLIIPSLSNPLVSDWIWLDGRRLFKVAATKGNLSERTQAVQESLEAIKRSYLRSGSIEPRVEIRTSNNLPVIFAEDQHLLTITTLDAELRGIEITVLDDQIKSTVERALKSSRSEREPQFLQQQVIIAGGVISLAILLNRLVHLWQRRLKRPAKAIAAPKTDGTKQLPPVQFWIGFKGILYQVLSILQISMGLIGLLICLDLFPYTRPINILLLKGLPIPLTLTGVGLATYLLIRLSWAFVNRFALALTVTPFLTPIASRRTLLRISTIANVLKGFAVPVWIGIGVIVALILLQVDVGPLLAGVGLVGVAISLASQSIIKDALNGFLVIVEDQFGVGDVIQVGEYTGVVETLNLRMTQIRNAEGQLITIPNSEIRVVANLSSEWSRVDLDIPIPYPADVDQMLALIQTTAQAMAAEPDWEKHILEPPQLMGVDDFDHRGPVVKVWIKTQPLQQWAVSRELRRRLKIAFDEADIAIPVPQHQLWLHRPRS
- a CDS encoding DUF4336 domain-containing protein, encoding MNLISIAENLWTVTQPFSYLGLEIGTRMVVVRLGQGELMLISPIQLQAKDCSSLDGLGTVCHLIAPNQFHHLYLSQAQALYPDATTWGVEGLAEKCPDLRLDSLLNNSGIFGEELEYLPFKGFGALLPRGICLAHETVFWHRPSRSLILTDTSFHFDETYPWVTQLAARVMGSYQVLKPSYFEKWGSRDKAQVKASVHQVLAWDFDRVITAHGSIVETDGKAQFTAGFEWLLEKTL